Proteins from a single region of Candidatus Hydrogenedentota bacterium:
- a CDS encoding DUF1080 domain-containing protein — protein MRMLTLAIFALAVLVFAPGNTPPGESGEIIDLFNGENLDGWSHVLVDDAVAREDVWSVKDGVLICTGTPMGYLHTDASYQDFRLTLDWRWAPGQEPGNSGVLLRINGEAVSFLPQCVEAQLRHGSAGDIWAFYGAAVTGDEARSTAVVGHDPLGDFKGVRKTEDAENAPGEWNHYEIVVRGPSMELSVNGKRVNEAQGLDVRSGPIGLQSEGGEIHFRNIRLEKL, from the coding sequence ATGCGTATGCTTACCCTTGCCATATTCGCGCTCGCCGTCCTCGTTTTCGCACCCGGGAACACCCCGCCAGGGGAGTCCGGTGAGATCATCGACCTGTTTAACGGGGAAAACCTGGACGGCTGGTCGCATGTTCTGGTGGATGATGCGGTGGCCAGGGAGGACGTGTGGTCCGTAAAGGACGGGGTCCTGATCTGCACAGGGACGCCGATGGGCTACCTCCACACCGACGCTTCGTACCAGGATTTCCGGCTGACGCTTGACTGGCGATGGGCGCCGGGCCAGGAACCGGGCAACAGCGGCGTGCTGCTGCGCATCAACGGAGAAGCCGTGTCTTTCCTTCCGCAGTGCGTAGAGGCGCAGTTGCGGCACGGAAGCGCCGGGGACATCTGGGCTTTCTACGGCGCCGCCGTCACCGGCGACGAAGCGCGTTCCACCGCCGTGGTGGGGCACGATCCGCTGGGCGACTTCAAGGGCGTCCGCAAGACTGAGGACGCGGAAAACGCGCCCGGCGAATGGAACCACTACGAAATCGTGGTGCGCGGCCCGTCGATGGAACTGTCCGTGAACGGCAAACGCGTCAACGAGGCTCAAGGGCTTGACGTGCGCTCCGGCCCGATTGGTCTGCAATCCGAGGGTGGAGAAATCCACTTCCGGAATATCCGGCTGGAGAAGCTGTAA
- a CDS encoding DUF1648 domain-containing protein gives MNSPVTVILLALPAFAWAALQVLYFWPRLPDRIASHFDFRLEPDATMRKGTFMGLYAVMMVGTGALTLVFTPFLLPALYLMPAVFHFVFDFSARPGQTHLSLWFWAILAVFLFATIYLTSFLQGPGS, from the coding sequence ATGAACAGCCCTGTGACCGTGATTCTGCTGGCGCTCCCGGCCTTTGCCTGGGCGGCGCTGCAGGTGCTGTATTTCTGGCCGCGCCTGCCGGACCGTATCGCCAGCCATTTCGATTTCCGCCTGGAGCCGGACGCCACCATGCGGAAGGGGACCTTCATGGGGCTTTACGCGGTCATGATGGTGGGTACCGGCGCCCTGACGCTCGTGTTCACCCCGTTCCTGTTGCCGGCGCTCTATTTGATGCCGGCCGTCTTCCATTTCGTGTTTGACTTCAGCGCGCGCCCGGGACAGACCCATCTGAGCCTGTGGTTCTGGGCGATCCTGGCGGTCTTTCTTTTTGCTACGATCTACCTGACTTCGTTCCTCCAGGGGCCGGGATCATGA
- a CDS encoding Gfo/Idh/MocA family oxidoreductase: MSMMKRRSFLKGSLGAAAGIAALHAGAGAQASEKVIAGVMGLGGRGRSLLTSLVKLDDVHIKYICDADTRTAGAAAEIVIEGHDYRPEFVQDFRKMLDDPEVDAIVVATSDRWHALATIMACQAGKDVYVEKPHSMSIWDGQQMIAAGRKYERLIQVGMQTRSGPYLHTALDYINSGKLGDIMLARVYLMQAGGPNMPAPEQPVPEGLDYDLWCGPSPMLPYRPGRWFQNYWDFYNGELTGDLIHQVDLARLLIGKKAPNSVFSAGGVYRFNDGREQPDTQFTTLEFDKATMMIEGGFWCPYNHRIVSLPDKTKFPDWQFSATKIEVLGTEGIMFFGRHGGGWEVYEGDAKAHASKPVASDISQYKWDEMTPVHFAHFFQCIRERKAPNADVADSHLSMNLCHLANLSNRLGNQKLNWDAANERFIDNDDANKLLRANYREPWVIPETV, translated from the coding sequence ATGAGTATGATGAAGCGCAGGAGTTTTCTGAAGGGATCGCTGGGCGCCGCGGCCGGCATCGCGGCGCTGCACGCGGGCGCGGGCGCGCAGGCGAGTGAGAAGGTGATCGCCGGCGTGATGGGCCTCGGCGGGCGGGGCCGGTCCCTGCTGACGAGCCTGGTGAAGCTGGACGATGTCCACATCAAGTATATCTGCGATGCGGACACGCGGACGGCGGGCGCGGCGGCGGAGATTGTGATTGAAGGGCACGACTACCGTCCCGAATTCGTGCAGGACTTCCGGAAAATGCTCGACGATCCGGAAGTGGACGCGATCGTGGTGGCGACATCGGACCGGTGGCACGCGCTGGCGACGATCATGGCGTGCCAGGCCGGCAAAGACGTCTATGTGGAGAAGCCGCACTCCATGAGCATCTGGGACGGCCAGCAGATGATCGCGGCGGGCCGGAAGTATGAGCGGTTGATCCAGGTGGGCATGCAGACCCGCAGCGGCCCGTATCTTCATACGGCCCTCGACTACATCAACAGCGGGAAACTGGGCGATATCATGCTTGCGCGGGTCTACCTGATGCAGGCGGGGGGCCCGAACATGCCCGCGCCGGAGCAGCCGGTTCCCGAGGGGCTGGATTACGACCTGTGGTGCGGCCCGTCGCCGATGCTGCCGTATCGCCCGGGGCGCTGGTTCCAGAACTACTGGGATTTCTACAACGGCGAGCTTACGGGCGACCTGATCCACCAGGTGGACCTTGCGCGGCTGCTTATTGGCAAGAAGGCGCCGAACAGCGTCTTCAGCGCGGGCGGCGTCTACCGCTTCAACGATGGCCGCGAGCAGCCGGACACCCAATTCACTACGCTGGAATTTGACAAGGCCACGATGATGATCGAGGGCGGGTTCTGGTGCCCCTACAACCACCGCATCGTCTCGCTTCCCGACAAAACCAAGTTTCCCGACTGGCAGTTCAGCGCGACGAAGATCGAAGTTCTGGGCACCGAAGGGATCATGTTCTTCGGACGCCACGGCGGCGGCTGGGAAGTGTATGAGGGCGACGCGAAGGCGCACGCCTCCAAGCCGGTGGCCTCGGACATCTCCCAGTATAAGTGGGATGAAATGACCCCGGTGCACTTCGCCCACTTCTTCCAGTGCATCCGCGAACGGAAGGCGCCGAACGCCGATGTGGCCGACAGCCATCTTTCAATGAACCTGTGCCACCTGGCGAACCTCTCCAACCGCCTGGGCAACCAGAAGCTGAACTGGGACGCGGCGAACGAGCGTTTCATCGACAACGACGACGCGAACAAGCTCCTGCGGGCGAACTATCGCGAGCCGTGGGTGATTCCCGAGACCGTGTGA
- a CDS encoding SUMF1/EgtB/PvdO family nonheme iron enzyme: protein MVRILGTGLVLAMAMGFCSGAFASWLPVSNVRTWSEPTELGGPKVIIEYDLDVEDLSESAPAWVFLRARAAEGKAWRLLNAERLEGIGAGVVATGGRKQVIWWGADQTDTLDPGTVEVRVRALRLVRVPGGTFSLKSLPGAGRDQSGRSAPSSDLPEYYIARDETTVSMYADYLNERADGVGYHERMANEERSGLLRDEDGAYTVLPGREDYPVSYVSWYDALSFLRWSGLRLPTEAEWEKAYRGGHYLDGDDTKAIPNPNPERAFPWGDEAPNADGVFRCNHDGADDGFASLAPVGSFAEYSSPYGARDMAGNVNEWTLDWYTTPYHAGLDGYRVVRGGSWLDMPEGCDAVSGATLLPMKEGPTMGMRGLYAPPAR, encoded by the coding sequence ATGGTTCGGATATTGGGAACGGGGCTTGTGTTGGCGATGGCGATGGGCTTTTGTTCGGGGGCGTTCGCATCGTGGCTGCCGGTCAGCAATGTCCGGACTTGGAGCGAACCCACGGAACTCGGGGGACCGAAAGTTATCATCGAGTACGATCTCGATGTGGAAGACCTCAGCGAAAGCGCGCCTGCGTGGGTCTTTCTCCGGGCGCGCGCCGCGGAAGGGAAAGCGTGGCGGCTGCTCAATGCGGAGCGCCTGGAGGGGATCGGCGCGGGCGTCGTCGCTACGGGTGGGCGGAAGCAGGTGATCTGGTGGGGCGCCGACCAGACGGACACCCTCGATCCAGGCACGGTGGAGGTGCGCGTCCGCGCATTGCGGCTGGTGCGCGTGCCGGGGGGGACCTTCAGCCTGAAGAGTCTGCCCGGCGCCGGGCGCGATCAATCCGGCCGCTCCGCGCCGTCCTCCGATCTTCCGGAATACTACATTGCGCGCGATGAAACGACCGTATCCATGTACGCAGACTACCTGAACGAGCGTGCGGATGGCGTGGGCTACCACGAGCGGATGGCCAACGAGGAACGCTCCGGCCTCCTCCGTGATGAAGACGGCGCATACACGGTGCTGCCCGGCAGAGAAGACTATCCCGTCAGCTATGTGTCGTGGTATGACGCGCTGTCGTTTTTGCGGTGGAGCGGGCTGCGTCTCCCCACCGAGGCCGAATGGGAGAAGGCGTACCGTGGCGGGCACTATCTGGATGGCGACGACACGAAGGCGATACCGAACCCGAATCCCGAGCGCGCGTTCCCCTGGGGCGACGAGGCGCCGAATGCGGATGGGGTTTTCCGGTGCAACCACGACGGCGCCGACGATGGCTTTGCGAGTCTGGCGCCGGTGGGCAGTTTCGCGGAGTACAGCAGCCCTTACGGCGCGCGGGACATGGCGGGGAACGTGAATGAGTGGACGCTCGATTGGTACACGACGCCGTACCACGCGGGGCTCGACGGCTACCGGGTGGTGCGCGGCGGATCGTGGCTGGATATGCCGGAGGGCTGCGACGCGGTTTCGGGGGCGACCCTGCTGCCGATGAAGGAAGGCCCCACCATGGGAATGCGAGGTTTGTACGCGCCCCCCGCCCGCTGA
- a CDS encoding Gfo/Idh/MocA family oxidoreductase: MNRRNFLKHLGVATTVAGAGVSVNATGANERVIIGFMGCGGRGQFLLEEFARRDDVEVRWLTDCDANRLAGAAKKLEEITGKSAKTSQDFRHMLDDPEVDGIVGALPDHWHALATVLACQAGKDMYIEKPTAHSIWESQKMIEAARKYDRVVQVGAQNRSNEYAYAAFEYIRSAEFGDVHFVRVLNSKQRGSIGRPEDSEVPEGVDYDMWLGPAPMRPFNKAHFHYHWHWLWEYSGGDIINDGVHQIDVARWMIDRDYPRSVSSAGGLFHFDDAQEAPDTHSVIWNYDGLTMVFEQCNWAPYMQKTALSVRDTDTLPTWPFSGTRIEIYGTKQMMYFSRHGGGWQCFDADGNSAKIHHGRFSASNTAHIANFIDCIRSRQRPTADIEILHKSTLLCMYGNAAYRSGQTLTINPETEVFNEDAGNQYVKRTYREPWAVPEVV, from the coding sequence ATGAACCGCCGAAACTTCCTCAAGCATCTGGGCGTGGCCACCACCGTCGCTGGCGCGGGTGTTTCCGTAAACGCCACCGGCGCCAACGAACGCGTCATCATCGGCTTCATGGGCTGCGGCGGCCGCGGCCAGTTTCTTCTGGAGGAGTTCGCCCGGCGCGACGATGTCGAAGTTCGGTGGCTGACCGACTGCGACGCCAACCGCCTCGCCGGGGCCGCCAAGAAGCTGGAGGAAATCACCGGAAAGTCCGCGAAAACCTCGCAGGACTTCCGGCACATGCTCGACGACCCGGAAGTGGATGGCATCGTGGGCGCCCTGCCCGACCACTGGCACGCCCTGGCCACCGTCCTCGCGTGCCAGGCCGGCAAGGACATGTACATCGAGAAGCCCACGGCCCATAGCATCTGGGAGAGCCAGAAGATGATCGAGGCCGCCCGCAAGTACGATCGCGTGGTCCAGGTCGGCGCCCAAAACCGCAGCAACGAATACGCCTACGCCGCCTTCGAATACATTCGCTCCGCCGAGTTCGGCGATGTCCACTTCGTGCGCGTCCTCAACAGCAAACAGCGCGGCAGTATCGGCCGCCCGGAGGACAGTGAAGTCCCGGAAGGCGTCGACTACGACATGTGGCTCGGGCCCGCGCCCATGCGCCCCTTCAACAAGGCCCACTTCCATTATCACTGGCACTGGCTCTGGGAATACTCCGGCGGCGATATCATCAACGACGGCGTACACCAGATTGACGTCGCCCGCTGGATGATCGATCGCGACTACCCGCGGTCCGTCTCATCCGCCGGCGGCCTGTTCCACTTCGACGACGCCCAGGAGGCCCCCGACACCCACAGCGTCATCTGGAACTACGACGGGCTGACCATGGTCTTCGAGCAGTGCAACTGGGCCCCCTATATGCAGAAAACCGCCCTCAGCGTGCGCGATACGGACACCTTGCCCACGTGGCCCTTCTCCGGAACGCGCATCGAAATCTACGGCACGAAGCAGATGATGTATTTCAGCCGCCACGGCGGCGGGTGGCAGTGTTTTGATGCCGACGGCAACTCCGCGAAGATCCATCACGGCCGCTTCAGCGCCTCCAACACCGCACACATCGCAAACTTCATCGATTGCATCCGGTCGCGCCAGCGACCGACCGCGGATATCGAAATTCTGCACAAGTCCACCCTGCTCTGCATGTACGGCAACGCCGCCTACCGAAGCGGACAGACCCTGACCATCAATCCGGAAACCGAAGTTTTCAACGAAGACGCCGGAAACCAGTACGTCAAGCGCACCTACCGCGAACCCTGGGCCGTCCCGGAGGTGGTGTAG